In a genomic window of Deltaproteobacteria bacterium HGW-Deltaproteobacteria-2:
- a CDS encoding 2-hydroxyacyl-CoA dehydratase codes for MRKETREYNFDWMMWNAFSAASRLKSGTEKEYQTILKYIPYFKGVVNAILSTGEPGEKFIGICSKYLENLVFAKEKGNKTAITTFCFSPAIFYAMDIMPICLEVLSVMMAFTYKRGTAEFLDYCNEVGFTETSCSSQRGAVGAYLAGIGADVDMFVTDTPGVCDTNANAFSFASAYLKKPFFQLDFPPDLTGERSHEYHRDDFKALIRFLEEHTGKKLDYDRLKVNLLEVAKQDELIAELEDLARLIPSPLPVPYNLMVYASRFLFAGMPECTGVLESMLKIARENAAKNISGLSGGVEKLRAFFCYIDHYAQNLQFWQMLDSNGICYQGNILSHFWSHNAPHVAHYHKEDAAYIIDTKSPDALIDSVSMINSRMPMVKSIRGPYDAPNMWLEDTLGLAKIYSADFIVYNGTPGCRNTWGMVKLLARDTEKAGYPTYIMYADAFDVRVQSWEATEERFMEFLKVRRLV; via the coding sequence ATGAGAAAAGAAACGCGAGAATATAATTTTGATTGGATGATGTGGAATGCCTTTTCGGCAGCTTCACGCTTGAAAAGCGGAACGGAAAAGGAATACCAAACAATACTTAAATATATCCCTTATTTTAAAGGGGTTGTTAATGCAATATTGAGCACTGGCGAGCCCGGGGAGAAGTTTATCGGGATATGTTCAAAATATCTGGAGAATCTGGTTTTTGCCAAGGAAAAAGGCAACAAGACTGCCATCACCACTTTTTGTTTTTCTCCGGCTATTTTTTACGCCATGGACATCATGCCTATCTGTCTGGAAGTTCTTTCCGTTATGATGGCCTTCACGTATAAAAGAGGCACTGCGGAGTTTCTGGATTACTGCAACGAAGTGGGCTTTACCGAAACATCCTGTTCCTCTCAACGAGGAGCCGTAGGCGCATATCTGGCAGGTATCGGTGCGGATGTTGACATGTTTGTCACGGATACACCGGGCGTTTGCGACACTAACGCCAATGCGTTCTCCTTCGCCTCAGCCTACCTTAAGAAACCTTTCTTTCAGCTTGATTTCCCGCCGGATCTAACCGGTGAGCGTTCCCATGAATACCATCGGGATGACTTCAAGGCGCTCATACGATTTCTGGAAGAACATACGGGGAAAAAGCTCGATTATGATCGGTTAAAAGTGAATCTTCTGGAAGTGGCGAAGCAGGATGAACTCATTGCTGAATTGGAAGATCTGGCTCGGCTAATACCCAGCCCTTTACCTGTCCCTTACAATCTGATGGTGTATGCCTCACGGTTTCTTTTCGCGGGAATGCCGGAATGTACCGGTGTGCTCGAATCCATGCTGAAAATAGCACGGGAAAACGCCGCGAAAAATATTTCCGGATTAAGCGGAGGCGTCGAAAAGCTGCGGGCTTTCTTCTGTTATATCGATCATTACGCTCAGAATTTGCAGTTTTGGCAAATGTTGGACAGCAATGGCATCTGTTATCAGGGCAATATTCTGAGTCATTTCTGGTCACACAACGCACCGCACGTGGCACACTACCACAAAGAAGACGCAGCTTATATTATTGATACGAAGAGTCCGGATGCTTTGATTGACAGCGTAAGCATGATTAATTCGCGCATGCCCATGGTCAAATCAATTCGCGGCCCTTATGATGCTCCCAATATGTGGTTGGAAGATACTCTTGGTCTGGCCAAGATTTACAGCGCGGACTTCATTGTTTACAACGGAACACCGGGGTGCCGCAATACTTGGGGAATGGTAAAGCTCCTGGCTCGAGACACAGAAAAAGCCGGATATCCGACATATATCATGTATGCCGACGCCTTTGACGTGCGCGTGCAGTCCTGGGAAGCCACGGAAGAGCGTTTTATGGAATTTCTTAAGGTAAGGAGGCTTGTATAA
- a CDS encoding 2-hydroxyacyl-CoA dehydratase encodes MMKEFFETSTVLNNKYVKQWKESGKKVVGYTCSYVPDEIFHAAGILPFRIRGFGSTDTTIGDTYFGPFICSLPKCMLQLAGEGKFNFLDGAIITPGCDSMRRLDECWRKAGSDVEGVIPPFFFHYGVPHKYSDYTIKWLTDETRRLIAAVEEHFKVKIAEADLKKSIKLYNQSRVLLDRFEALRTLDAPPFTGEEALAVILSGTTMPREEYNKLLEQFISNAEKSPGIKGRVRLMLVGSANDDVELVKVIEGEKSLVVADNLCFGSRFYSDRVDEDGDPVSALCKRYLGHNDCPRMYGDYRRRLDILTQKVEKAKIEGVILQNIRFCDLHGAENGLFEKDLEAQGIPCMRLEREYGPLVETGRMKMRVDAFIERIQQRRAAA; translated from the coding sequence ATGATGAAAGAATTTTTTGAGACTTCCACCGTACTCAACAATAAATATGTAAAGCAGTGGAAAGAAAGCGGGAAAAAAGTGGTCGGCTATACTTGTTCGTATGTGCCCGATGAAATCTTTCATGCTGCGGGAATACTTCCCTTTAGAATACGAGGCTTTGGCTCCACCGACACTACAATCGGTGATACCTATTTCGGACCTTTTATTTGCAGCCTTCCCAAATGCATGCTGCAGTTGGCCGGAGAGGGTAAGTTTAATTTTTTAGACGGCGCAATTATCACCCCGGGTTGCGATTCGATGCGAAGGCTCGATGAGTGCTGGCGCAAGGCCGGCAGCGACGTAGAGGGCGTCATCCCCCCTTTCTTTTTTCATTACGGCGTCCCTCATAAATACTCGGACTACACTATTAAGTGGCTGACTGATGAAACCCGACGCCTAATTGCGGCAGTAGAAGAACACTTTAAGGTGAAGATTGCCGAAGCCGATCTGAAAAAGTCTATCAAACTGTATAATCAAAGCAGAGTTCTCCTTGATCGTTTCGAAGCGCTGCGCACTCTGGATGCTCCTCCCTTCACAGGAGAAGAAGCTTTGGCGGTTATACTTTCCGGCACCACCATGCCCCGGGAAGAATACAATAAATTACTGGAGCAGTTTATTTCTAATGCCGAAAAATCACCGGGGATTAAAGGACGCGTGCGTTTGATGCTCGTGGGCAGTGCCAATGATGATGTGGAACTGGTCAAGGTGATTGAAGGGGAAAAATCCTTAGTAGTTGCCGACAATCTTTGTTTCGGTTCGCGCTTTTATAGCGACAGAGTGGACGAAGATGGTGATCCAGTATCAGCACTCTGCAAGCGATATCTGGGGCACAATGATTGTCCCCGCATGTATGGAGATTATCGTAGAAGATTAGACATACTCACACAAAAAGTAGAAAAGGCGAAAATTGAAGGCGTTATTCTGCAAAACATCCGATTTTGCGATCTTCATGGTGCCGAAAACGGACTGTTCGAGAAGGACTTGGAAGCACAGGGCATACCTTGCATGCGTTTGGAGCGCGAGTACGGCCCCTTGGTAGAAACGGGTAGAATGAAAATGCGTGTTGACGCCTTTATCGAAAGAATACAGCAGAGGAGGGCTGCCGCATGA